AGATGCAGTTGATGTTGATCCCACAACTAGCGTACTAAAATTTAACATATCAACGACAACTATTCATAGGATTCTCCAGGAGCAGCTTCTTTACCCCTTTATATCCAGCAATACTGTCCTATTTTCATTAGTTTCTACATAAAACAAGgttgataatatatttgttgGAAAAGTACTGCTTACTGATGAAGCTGGTTCCACTCAAGACGGCTTTATTAATtcccataatttacatttatgggcatctgtatatatatatatatatatatatatatatatatatatatatatatatctgtatatatatatatatatatatatatatatatatatatatatatatatatccccttttatagcgttatacgcctttgggttcctaatctccaggcctgtctatcttgccagtcgtcgactgctaggttcctttcggacattgctctagtgattccttgtagccatgttctaggtggtcttcccctctttcttttttctttgggggtccattctaatattattcttggtagtcgttctcttcccattctcttaacgtgtccgtaccaaatcaactgtttcttttctatatcttctactaaagttctttctactttcaattgtcttcttatttcctcgtttcttatatgttccgttctagatattcttgctgctctcctccagaaatccatttccactgcatttaagttatttttttgcttttctgtaagttgccaaacctcggagctatatgtaattattggttgtaaaatggcgttgtatattctcttttttgtttctggtctaatattcttttgccacagcactgagttcagggctcttattacttttcttcctttggttattctgtccctaattgtcctcgtttcgtcctgttgttgttagttttacacctaggtatatgcattccttacagtttttaattatttttccctctagatctaaattcccaggtgaatcttctgatcctatacatatgtattgtgtcttctccgtgttaacctgtagaccccacttttggtattcttctatttctagacatgtactccagatcttctttttcctgtgctaccactacctggtcatcggcatagtgcagtgtatacaaggtgctctccccaatagttagtcccattcctttacatttttttttccaaactcttagggcttcatctatgtatatgttgaacagagttggggataaacaacacccttgtcgcaagcctttggttgttttgaagccgtctgtcaccttgttacctatttttatttttgctgttgtgtctctgtatagttcttttatagcctttattagagtggtatttatgctcgttctttccagaacctcccataattttgagacaggtactgtgtcatacgctttcttcaagtctaccaatagtaggtgcacttcttgtgatcttacggttctcttttcgattatttgtgatagacagaaaatactatctatcgtcgatcgacctgctctgaagccgttttgttcctcggattcgtatgggtgatattcttcacaaatgatctcctttattatttttccttataacctactgagcgtactagtcactgtaatgcccctataattattgcagtcttccttatttcctttcttgtatatggacgtgatccatccttctttccacgtttgcggtattggttctccatttagatgtctattgataatttctgttaggatattaaacagcctatttgttcctgcttttattaattctgcAGGTATTCCCTCTGGACCAGGAGCGCGCCCATTTTTAAGTAGTGTTAtagctttctttgttttttctacgttgatttttattggttcacCTGTAATCCGTATGTCTTCAGCCGGCATGTTACTATATTCAGATCTCTGTTCTCTGAGTAATGAGCGGTAATAGTCTTGCCATTTATTTGGTGATATGGTGCCTAttgggatattttcttttctgccaGATCTAACATTATCTATAAATCTCCACGATTCCCTGGATTGGCGTCCTCCTAAATAGGTATCCAATTCCTTGCATTTATTTTCCCAGCTGAGGTTTTTGGCCTCTATCGCagcggttttaaattttgatacagctTCACTATATTGTTCCTTATGTTCTGCTTTTTTAGTGCTTAGCCAGGTATGATACAatcgttgtttttgttcttttaaattttgcagTTGTTCAGTCCACCAATAATTTCGtgttctctttttcatttctttatatcctaAGGCTTCTTTGGCTGCTTTGTGTATGCTGTCAATTACTACTTTGGTAAGATTGTCTGTTGGTTCTTGTTCGTACTCCTGTGGGAGGTTTTGGTCCAGTCTTTGttggtataataattttgtgctcTCGTTCATAAGGCTTTCTATATTATAGTTTGGTATATCTATATCTGTTAAATCTTTACTGTTTTGcagttgattcttttgtttgttgtctTTGATTATTGGCATTATTAACTTAGCTTTTATCAGATGATGGTCACTTCCACATTCTGCGGATCGATATACTCTGACATTGCGCActtttatcttcgttttttgtttcattataagaTAGTCGATTATTGATCTTAGATTTCTAGTTATTTGCGTCCATGTATATGTGTGTATTTCCTTATGTTTAAAATACCCATTCATTATTCTTAGTAAGTTATGTTGACAGACATCTATCAACCTGGAGCCATTATCATTCCTGGTATTTTCACCGTAGGGCCCTATTATCTCATGCTTCGTTTCTTTGCCAGTTCTAGCATTTAGGTCTCCCAGTATTATGATTTCTCGATCGTTACCTGTCTGAGATATTAGCTCATTTAgcgtttcataatacttttctttttcatctaccCGTGCGTCTTCATTAGGTCCATAAGtagcaattattgttattttgcaGCCTTTTAAATTGACATTAACTTTTATTGTTCTATCGCTTATTGCTTCCCAGCTGGAGACGTTCTTCTTATACTTCTCATGTATAAGGAGCGATATACCCCTTCTTGCATGTTCTTCTTTGTTAACGCCGCTGTATATGTGGATATATTCCCCGAGTGTTTGTGTACCTTgtccttttttctttgtttcagagAGAGCAATAAAGTCcagtttatgttttttaatttcttgtaaaatgtcATCTACCTTCGTTCTAATTCCCTGTATATTCCATGTTCCACAAATCATAGTCCGTTTTCGTTGCCATTGTCGTTTTCCATTTTGATCATCCATATTCCGAGGCCTAGTTTTCGGATTTTTAgccaaaagaagttttttccAAGTGATAGGGGGCTGGCCTATCGACTTGACCCTCCTCCTTtacccgggcttgggaccggcagttGTGTCCAGcgggctactcaatccaccaCACCGAAACACACCAGGcggagtatatatatatatatatatatatatatatatatatatatatatatatatatatacagagaCGAGTTATGTTAGATATGTTCACCTACCTTAGATACTTAACGACATATAAGttcgaaaatttaatttatttaattataatgaattttgcttaagttttttatgtctttttatcaactgataatatatgaataatgaaaaaataatcagtttatgataaacaaaaaatgaaaaattatttttactcaattttaattataataatgctTCTAGTCAGAAGCGAAGCGTCAAGATTAATTGTTAAAAAGTTTattgtataaatttgaaattacggGTATCTTCTGTAGAACCGACAATACCgctaaaaaaacttatatgaTAGTGATTACACAACTAGTGAAAAATGCTgtatgtatattaaaaattagcaCAGTATATTTCACAGTAAAATTTGGATACGTTCCTACTGAAGAACAGCGAATATATAGAAACTATTTATCCACTGTAAGtaaataaagtaataatttaattattttcttagtaGTTTTTAAAGTAATTCTGGTTAATTTGTATCCAATTTTAGATTAAAGTTTTTGTTAAACATGGAGGTATATAAGCCTTGTCGATTATTGAGTACAaggttttgattattttgtaataaaaaacacCTAAATGTAAGAGAAAATTATTAGGATCCTAATCTCTTCTTAGTAATATTacttgttttcaaatttttatgagTAACAGCTGAATTTAAGTAATCTTTGCAATGTAGACAATTGGTGAAACATGTGGAAACAATGCAAATTACAATCTATctaattttgctataaaaaatatggcaCTTTAAGTCACATTAGGAATTATCATATTTGTGTAAAAACATTACGTAACAGTTCTATCAAAGGATAATTTGTTAATTACTGTAAATCTGACAactaaataattgttattaataattatttaaattgacaatcaacttattatttcaattcgatAGTATTTTAAGATTGGACATTGAACACAACATTATTTAAAACacagttattcaaaaaaagtcCATTTTATAGCTGATTATTCTCTCAAACTTCTCgtctaatgttaatttcatttgaagctgtGATATCTACATGTATGCCAGGGGCTTGGCCCAAGAATGTTCTTGGAAATTCTCgtcttattttctaatgaactcTTAACATAGTCTTTACACGGTTACACAGCTGAATTTCCATCCTCCGTGCTGCTTTTATTTCAGAATGTTCGCTTCTGAGTCTGTCAGGAGAGAAGCTGACGAATCTTAAGCAATGTCCTGTGTATCCTTAACATTAAGTAGACCCAGGCACATAGCAATCTTTCCTAGTAATTTTTCAATGGTATTTATGCCCACGGGTTGTATGCCACACAGGAGGtctaattataaacatatcgTAAATAAAGTCGTACTTttgtaaatagaaatattttgtctttagactcttttataaatctttctaCGTTCTCTTTcgtcaaaatcaattttttgtatggtATTCTGCTGACCGTCTCTTTAGCAAAGCCAAAAGCGTAATGTGTACTTCTTGATATTGACATTGTTGCACACCGTGAGTTCACATCTCAATATTGTATGTGTAGTCGACAAAGTCGACGCccttaatattttgaattttcaaaataagcaagTAGGATCTTTTCgttgtttcttatatttttcaattcggattgtttttcaaatttttgataggCCAGGACGTAtctatttcataatttttcaggTATTAAACTACCCACTGCGGCATTTTCAGACTCTCTAACTTCAAATGAAATGTCTGATTCACTATCTGAAAACATTTCAAGTAATTACTTCCATATTCATAATACTGCAAGAACTGcttcaataataacaatattcatAACAACATTTGATTCCACGTTAGTATTTTCTTAGTAATTGAAGATTctattaaatatgataaataactTCTAAAACTCGCTGGTGCTTGTTTTGGCAACCATTACGTTTGTTGAACTATATCGATATTTTCATAACTAGTTACTACTGATTTCATTGCAGCACCCATTTGCCTCCATTAGTGTTGAGTTAACCGCAATACCTAGTTTACTAATGCTAAAAATGTTAATACGCATATTTTGTGTGGATTAATCTAATAGTATTATGCCAAGGAGGTTTAAATTATGTCTAGCGTTAACAAATAACCATTTGCCATGTTCAGAGACATTCAGTTAATAAATATCCATTTACAAggaaatgaaagtattttgctaaataaactacaattaCATGAGGCTCCTAAAATTGTTGTCGCACATTCTGAAAGCAGTACTGAAAAAAATGCTCGACTAGCAACAGTTCGGAAAATTGCCAACGAAAAAACCACATTTTGTAGCTGATGTTATGTgtaaagataaaacttctttagatattgtgatATTGATATCAACCAACTGTATACGGGCTGATATAAATTCTTCGCAATATATCTTTAAAGTCAATGTTTGGACCGTTATTTTCGCACTTTCCCCAACGACTGTTGAAACCAACCCTCGTTGAACGCATAAGAATTCCAATACAATACTTATTATTTCTTACTAGAATAcaaaaaaccttgaaaaaatCAGATACAAAAAAATGGCCAGAAATGGttgatatacataaaaattaaaaatttattgataataggAAATTAATTTATGACTTTATTAAGTTAACGAAACTATTAAGAGTGTATgcttaaaatagaaaatagaacaCTAGTATTTTTGTATCAACAACTCCGAGATCCAGATTTCGCAAATCCATGCCATCTCACTAATACCGGAGCAACTTTGCAATGGGAGTTGTACTCTTAAAATCCTATTGATCACGGCAAACCAATTTAATAGTTTCTCTCGTCTAACTCCTAAAACTAAGGGTCCTATTTTCTTAGACTCTAATACTAACTCTAGCATGGGAACTACATATTATATACTATACTTTTAACTCGCATAGAACTATTCAAATAACTTGACAGgattctttcttttgagttttcttCTCTGATTGGTGTTGTCGACAAGTTTAAGGCATCTACGTTCACATGGTACAGAAACCATTGTTCATGGCTCGTGGCAAACTTGATTATTATTTGATGAACAGTTAAAAGTCCCAATGGAGTTCATTATTTATAGCATATCAAGGAGCATCAACTTTGTACCCTAGTGCATTTTCTTTTCCATAACCTCAGAGTTGTATACCATTGGTtcataacatcaaaatttgtttatataatagcACTTTATTGCATGTAGACAAACTGCAATTAATCCCCAATATCCAATACAAATTTCTGCATTTTATAAAATGGGGTTTCCGCGCAATACCGTCTATTGTGATGTTTATGCTGCGTTGCGTTTATGCTGTGTTGATATTATTCAGTTTCACTGGCACACGTTGATCTCTTCTGTCAGTGAAGTTTACATATATTACCGTGAATGACTGAAATTGGAGAATGTCGACTTTCACCGGTGAATGTCAACATTCACATAGTCGCTTGGTGAAAgatcgaaatattttattacattgttGTATATTCGGACCTTGTCCGGTGTGTGTTGACAATCACAGATATGCTCTGGTGGAGGTCCAAAACAGAAGAGTCAAAAAACAAATCCTTTGTTCTGCTCGGAGTCAATCAGCTTTGTCAGTCTTATGCAAGCTTTGATAACGCGAGCAacgttttcttaattttttttttccgaTACCCTAATTTATACTAAATGAATACTGCAGTAAATCGTgatctttttcttgaaaagaTAAATGCATTAATTGCGGGTAAACGAGCagacaattgtttttattatactcAAGAAAAGTATTCTAAAATGCTTTCTGAAGTGGTTTCTGCTAAAATTAAATGCAACACACCTTTGAATTACAGACGATTAAAACgttttgatgttttaaaaattaatgataaagaGAAGTTAATTGTACCATTAAAACCAGGGAAAACGAACATACAGTATTATGTTATCAATGAAGAATTGTACAGTATACTATATGAAACTCACACCAAAATACGCCACGGAGGAAGAACACGTATGCTTAAAGAGTTACAAGCTGAATACAAAAATATCACATATGAAGTAGTAAtgttgtatttaaatttatgcaAACAGTGTCAAATGAAACACAGTGCACCTAAGAAAGGTATTATTGTGAAGCCGATGGTTAGTTCTGAATTAAACTCAAGATGTCAAGTTGATCTGATAGATCTGCAGTCAAACAGAGATGGCGAATATAAGTTCATAATGGTGTATCAAAATCATTTAACTAAGTTTGTCCAGCTACGACCTTTGAAAACTAAAAGAGCTGAAGAAGTAGCGCATCACGTTCTTTCAACATTCTTAACATTTGGTGCATCAGCAATATTGCAATCAGATAATGGTAGAGAATTTAGTAATCAAATCATATCCGAAATATACGCTATGTGGAAAGATGTTAAAATAGTTCGTCACAGTCAAACATAAGGCTCAGTTGAAAAGGCCAATCAGGATATACAGAATATGCCAACTGCAGGGATGAACGATAACGATACAAATAAATGGTCAGATGGTTTATCCTTTGTTCAATTTGCGAAGAACACTACATACCACGAAGGAATACGCCAAAGCCCTTATGAAGCCATGATTGGCGTTAAAGCAAAAAGAGGCATAGCATCGTCTTTTTTGCCTGGCAAACAAATCGCAAATATTGAAACTGAAAAACAACTCGAAGAAATTGCTTATACTTCTGAAAccgaaaaacaaattaaaaaaactgtcaatgcttataaaaaaaatttgagcgGTGGTCATACCGAAAACcatattccaaagaaaaatattgaagaggACCTACAACCTACAACGTCTTCACATCAAATTCTGACTGAAAAAAACGAGTTGATTTACATAAGAAAATTGGGTTGAAGAGAAATTgagttggttagcctacaacttatcaaaaaaaactataatatatgttcgaagtgggcaccttgcacttctccatacttccggagtctacggaggatatttctttgaacttggaataACATTCCAGGATTGATGATCCAACCTGAAAATTCTCATATGGAGAAGAACTACCAGAACAAATTTCATATGCTATCTTGGATTACAATACTATTCATTCTATAATCAGACATTGATACATTTATGGCAAACTACTACATATAACAATACGGAAAAACTAAATATGTGAAGATAAAATagtatttcatcaaaaattgaaCAAAGATGGTggtaagaaatatattttctcctCATGTTGCCgcgaaaaatattgaaatcactattggaattcaaaatataattaaccaaaagaaaaatattacactttAGCCTTTCAATTCTACTATTATTCTAACATGAAAAATGTACCTGAATAAGGGTTTAAGAATTTAAGATCAGAATCTGGAGATGAACCCACTAGAAATAGCCATaaacatcaatttatttttccaccTGAGGAAAAATGAACTTCTTTGGATCATGATATTGAACagtgaaattgaaaattgagaaCGACTAAATTCGAGTTACTCATAATACAAACCGAAAAACCATAAATTCAAACAAGATTTCGTATCTTCACGTCTTCAATGATAGAGAAGCTACCCTTTGCTGATCCTTGGTCCATTGAGTAAACATTGTTATACTTAATAATTGATTCTACCAAATTGCATATTTTTAGTCcagtttcatttaatttaataattaaatagtagTTTGACTGTTTTATCACAGTATTTTTTAAAGCCACTTTTGGTGCAGTAACCCTTAATTAGCATTTTTCGTACCCATTCTCAATAAAATAGGTTTCATATAGTTGATTAAGTTGATTAAATGGTAAAGGAAATATACGACtcttgaaattatttctttaatttcttatttcatagaccttttgatatgtttatgtttctaaatgtttttgattttatgattttaggtctcttatgtttcaaaactagtttttcttgaaaattttattttgaaacagaaaagaactaaaatcaaggacatttagaaacatatatatatatatatatatatatatatatataaatatacatatatatatatatatatacatatatatattctatatatattatttttttaaataaattttaaataatttgtagttttattagaatttacaaaatagagctataaattttacttaaattatttagatcttttctatcatttatagtttttcgttcttatgagtGTGAACCATTTGTAAAAATTCTCtgtcgtgtattagattccgttccaagaatttttgaatctttataattgaattaattttttatatatttcatggttcgttaacgcagttttattttttttattgttttgatgaccttttagtctattttatgaatatttagagGTTTGCAACTAACTATGTGATCTATCTTTTCCAAAGTGAAAGAGAAAACTTCTTCTTCTCTTACCAACGTTGTTCATAATATTTCGTGTCAACActgtaataaacaataaataggTCAAATAATAGATCTTTATCTAACAGAATCATCTCTTATAAAAGCGATTgtagattatattttgaaaaatgtgcattatatgaaaatatcaattcggCTGATCATTGGATGATTTTGACGTTGCAAACGTTTCAATAAGTAAAACACATAAAATAAAAGAACCTTCCTAAATATGGCCTACATCGTTTTTGGTTTAGTTAGATCTATGACAGGGTTAATAGGGGTGTTCCTCCATTATATCGTTTCCACATGAGCTTTCATGCTCTTGGCAATAGTGAGGTTCCTTTTAGTGGTTTCCATTTTCTTAAAACCGATTTACCATTCGGTTCTTttgaaattcatcaaaatatttgaattagtgACAAGCTAATAATCGACTATTAGAAGTTGTTAACTCTCCCTTCTCCTAGATGGTCAATTGTCAATTACTAGGTTTCGACAACTCAGTTCCTAACCTGCCTCACCACATGTGGTGCTAGTTAaagcaattttaattttaatcttatCTTATATTCGTCAAAACAATGacttcaaataatatttaggaaaatttatccattttattcattcattttaatattcTGTCCATATTTTGAACATTCTTACGAATAAATCAACTCTACTCTATGTGGAATAAGGATTACTCGTTACTCTCTTCAATTATAGTTCGATATAGTATTTTAACATCTAGGAATCTATCTTCAATTTAAACGTGAGTCATGTTATCAACAGAATTTTCacatattcattttaaaatccATGTGTTTCATAGATGCAATGGACTCATTTACAATTTTCATCTCATTGTTTCGTTCTATACTCTAGTTTTCCTGATAATGGGAAGAATATTTCCCGAAAGCTTGGAACGTTTCTCGATATTTCGACCTATTgcgatctttatcaaaatatgatttgacactgATAATATTCATGATTATcataatcaatagatcacctacgacatgaatatcaaataaaaatatattctcaaCCACATTAAGTTAAGttgttttatcttcaaaataactaaccactttcaattaaattattcatggttacatggaaatttataaaatagaattataatgTCATTTATGAAACTATTGTCCTTTTctagtatgtaatttcgaatggtgttgtgGGGtcaggactcaaaataaaactatccaattataatttttacttcaattgtttagttttctttttatcattaataactGCTTCGACTCTTTTGCAAGAATTTGTGaagttttataattgaatgtatgtgtttttttatatatcatggtttgttaatgaagttttattattttatcgtaTAGATGAacttttaatcaatttttcaaatattggaaTGTCTGTCCTATGTGAACAACGTCACAGttattacaaggtacttgatatacaatataatttcttctgttttaaatttgacatctaatattatatttattataataatttgcaaGTTGTTGTGAAAGTCCTTCTACATATGATAAACAAAGGTGATCTATACTCTACACTTTGATGTTTACGTTCTGTACTAGATTGATTATAGTATTTATCcttttgttgaatttgttttccatcttttttcctaataatttcttatcttaatgcagtttttgcgacataggatgacatgaattgaaattaaaatatcttgaGTTGGTTTTGTGtaaaattctgtttttatattattgttgattttatgTAATGTGAcgtcaagaaaattgattaattttatccatttcatattttttgtttcagtttttgatTTCCTCAGTggaattccaaggagtaggcagattgaggccttggaataaaccaaaaaaaggggtgattcgttgcgtggagtatgcagattgagaccacgcaatcggatcacttcttaccaatgaaaGAATAACCACCCTATACCCACTCTTCTCTTGATATCGGCTCCAAAGTGGGAAACGtgcagaatttttaaaattccaacgcgGTTCAACCCATCAACCACACCGCactactatatatatatacatatatatatatatatatatatatatatatatatatatatatatatatatatataaatatatatatattagtaaagaagtctttgccagctatgtTATGCgcggttttttattgggaatgcGGCAagaaaacaccaaagtggactttttatatattttcggaatacttatgtattcatcgtgaaggactgaaattatggttaaatacaatatcaatataagaaatatgtatatatgtataacaattataaaattttacttataataattaattaagatattcggtgatttttgatattgttgatgcttgtaaaaattcaatattcaaattgacgttgatagaaatattgattaattgaaatatcgatctagttactataggaattatcattaatttttgattggttagattatgagtgacgttgaatttttataggttacaTAAGGATGAGTTCtagtgaatgatgtttaatattgattggtaaatttatggataatattaaatttcaaaagttagGTTGTTATGAATGTATTAGATTATTCATTGGCTAGAATatgaatgataataaattttataggttaggtcgttttAAGTGAAGTTAGAATTAATAGATTAGGTGTGGTTGTTAATggcattgaatttttatagaatttgttttttcaaaatcttaaaGATACGCATAAATTACACTTAGgttatttaaattagttttcttattaatgcattgatcatgcaatatatgttgtttctaaaaataaacgttttttgtagtttttttcagttgtcaaaactttggcagactcataattcatattgtgtccttcaTAATAGACATGGgtcgctaatgaacatctatcagTATATAATCTGATATCACTCTTGTGAGAAGTTATCCGACTGATCAGTGACCTTTTCTACTGTccaatgtactttttgtcacaatttgaacaaggtatttcatatattataatagGCAAGTTATTGACTGATGTTTTATTTCTCACTTTTCCAGATTCCAGAAAATTTgggagtaactgattttatatatggtaaatgttcgtgtcaatgtcaaatgaattatataaaattcgtttcaaaatatatggaggatataagttttcaaaaaaaattttgtgaagtatttaatgtttttttatgaaaaattggttcAGAAATTTTTAGTACTATATTTTTCATTGGTTTGATTAAAATAATCAGTGTTACGTGGtaatatgaatgataattgatatatcttccAGAACTTATTGGATTCCTATACcagtaaattgaaattataaattcagTGTCAAGAAAAGGTtacgatttttcaatattctccttttctatagtaaattgtatatAGAGGTCGGAactattgaagtaaaataataaattatcaatttcattatacgGAAGGGATAACATTATATCatctacataatttttaatgaagaataatttgaagggTAAAACAGATATTACGAAGTCAGAGATATAATCCATCACATAATCTGCTAATATAGGGGATATTGAAGACCCCATTGgtgttctaaaaatttgttggtaatttttattattataagagaaatatgtaatgttaaaaataaatgttatacaTTCTAATAGAGTTTCTTTATAAGTTTGCAGTTTTAACTTATATTGCTCCATTTATGT
This portion of the Diorhabda sublineata isolate icDioSubl1.1 chromosome X, icDioSubl1.1, whole genome shotgun sequence genome encodes:
- the LOC130451044 gene encoding craniofacial development protein 2-like, translating into MDDQNGKRQWQRKRTMICGTWNIQGIRTKVDDILQEIKKHKLDFIALSETKKKGQGTQTLGEYIHIYSGVNKEEHARRGISLLIHEKYKKNVSSWEAISDRTIKVNVNLKGCKITIIATYGPNEDARVDEKEKYYETLNELISQTGNDREIIILGDLNARTGKETKHEIIGPYGENTRNDNGSRLIDVCQHNLLRIMNGYFKHKEIHTYTWTQITRNLRSIIDYLIMKQKTKIKVRNVRVYRSAECGSDHHLIKAKLIMPIIKDNKQKNQLQNSKDLTDIDIPNYNIESLMNESTKLLYQQRLDQNLPQEYEQEPTDNLTKVVIDSIHKAAKEALGYKEMKKRTRNYWWTEQLQNLKEQKQRLYHTWLSTKKAEHKEQYSEAVSKFKTAAIEAKNLSWENKCKELDTYLGGRQSRESWRFIDNVRSGRKENIPIGTISPNKWQDYYRSLLREQRSEYSNMPAEDIRITETNENRTVLLDIKG
- the LOC130451045 gene encoding KRAB-A domain-containing protein 2-like; this encodes MNTAVNRDLFLEKINALIAGKRADNCFYYTQEKYSKMLSEVVSAKIKCNTPLNYRRLKRFDVLKINDKEKLIVPLKPGKTNIQYYVINEELYSILYETHTKIRHGGRTRMLKELQAEYKNITYEVVMLYLNLCKQCQMKHSAPKKGIIVKPMVSSELNSRCQVDLIDLQSNRDGEYKFIMVYQNHLTKFVQLRPLKTKRAEEVAHHVLSTFLTFGASAILQSDNGREFSNQIISEIYAMWKDVKIVRHSQT